The stretch of DNA TTTTCCTCCTGTTCGAACAATCTCTCCTGTAGGAGTAACCAACTCTAGCCCAATGACGTACTCTTTAGTTGTTCCATATTTCAAACCTTTAGGCCCGCTCGAGTTTTCAAGAATATTTCCGCCGATAGTTGAAACATTTGAGCTACTAGGGTCTGGTGGATAAAATAATCCCACACTTTCCGCTTTCTCATGAATCGTTGATGTAATCACACTCGGTGTCACAATAGCAATCATATTTTCTTTATCTATCGTCAATGATTTTGGATACTGTGACATATCCAAGACAATCCCTCCTAAAGTCGGAAGAGGACCTCCACTCAGGGAAGTGGCTGCCCCTCGAGGATAAACGGGAATTTTGTATTGGTTAGCGAGCAGAATAACTTTCCTAATCTCCTCTTTTGATTGAGGTTGCAACACTAAATCGGGCATATACTCACCAAATGAAGCGTCGTAACTGAATGAAACTAAGTCCCTCTTTTTATTAAAAAGTCTTTCTTTCCCTACGATACTTTCAATCTCATTAACTATTTGGTCATTCAACATAAGAAAACCTCCAGAAAGTTGTATTACAAGTCTACTATAAATCTATTTTATTTCAATGAAAAGATTAATAACTCAAACTTTAGTATACTTGTATTACAATATGACCTCCTTCATTTAGGCTTTCTATCCATACAAAAAAGCCTCACCTTGTATAGTGCAGTTTGCGACTACACACTTAAGGAGAGGACTCTCATAAATTAAAAAAACTATATATCTAGCGACATTGAAAAGGATTAAAACAGAGTTTAAAAGACCTTACAAAAAAGCACCAAGAGAGGTGAGATAGGGGGTTGTAATCAATTTTAAAATACTAAAAGACACAGAACAAAAATTATCCCTTACATGCCTCGATTTAATAATTAATTTAATCCCGGGAAAATGGACTTTTTAATACAGCATTAACATTGTGATATAATAAAAAATGAAAGGTTATAATAAAGGAGAATCCATTATGATTGTCAGGAAACGTATATCAGATCAAATTATTGAACAAATAACAAATAAAATAAGCTCTGGTGAGTTTCCAATAGACTCAAAACTTCCTTCAGAAAATGAACTGGCAAAAATGTTTAACGTAAGTCGCGTCCCTATCCGTGAAGCTTTGAGTGCCCTGTCTTCTCACGGTATTATAGAATCTGTGCACGGCGGTGGAAATTGGGTTCGACCAAAGCCTTTTGATAAGCTAATAGATCAGCCATTAATTGATATAATCTCATACCAACAAATAATGGACTTGCTGGAAACGAGGATTATCCTTGAAACAAAGGCTGCTGGATTAGCAGCACAACGACACGATGAGAATGATCTAAAAAAAATGTACCATGCACAAGAAATTTTCTTTAAAGAGATAGACCAACCAAATAAAGTTCATGACGAAACAGATTTCCTCTTCCATCAAGCAATTGTGTACTCCACAAAAAATGAAGTTCTAATTCGGACTTTAGAAAACTTATCAGATATTTACAATAGAGCACTTAAAGTTTCTCTAACTATAAATATTAAAATAAAAGGTAAGAAGAAACAAGTTTACGAAGAACATCAAGCAATTTTAAAAGCTATCTCTCTTAGAAACGCCGAGGAAGCAGAAGCTGCAATGCTTAAACATCTTTCAAATAGCCTAGAAAAGCTTAAAGCTAGGCGAGATGAATTCAATGAAATTATTGTTGACTAATAAGTTATTTGCTAATTGAAAGTCTCCAGCTAATCACAACGCAACCGGCGGCGCAACCCCGGTTGCGTTATTCTGTTTTTTCTTTGCGATAAACTAGGAACCGCTCGTTTTCATCTTTCTCAAATAAGCCAGGGACCGGAACTTCCTTGGCCAATCGGAAGGCCGTCCGCATTTCCAAAAACTCAATATACTCCTCCGTCGGATAATAAAGAATAATGTCAGCTTCGCGGTTATGTGTCGCTAGCAAAATACGGCCTACCACTGTCATGAAAACCGGCGCGGAAAAAGGATTGAAGAAATAAAACCGATTTTGTCCCGGCTGAATCGCATATTCTTCAGCCCGGCAACATTCAAACTGGGCCAGTGCAGGATCGCGACGGCTCCCTTTCGCTTCGAACTTGGCCTTATTTTCCAGCGCCTCCTGATAAAGCTGCCCGTTCATTTCAACG from Bacillus sp. OxB-1 encodes:
- a CDS encoding FadR/GntR family transcriptional regulator, whose amino-acid sequence is MIVRKRISDQIIEQITNKISSGEFPIDSKLPSENELAKMFNVSRVPIREALSALSSHGIIESVHGGGNWVRPKPFDKLIDQPLIDIISYQQIMDLLETRIILETKAAGLAAQRHDENDLKKMYHAQEIFFKEIDQPNKVHDETDFLFHQAIVYSTKNEVLIRTLENLSDIYNRALKVSLTINIKIKGKKKQVYEEHQAILKAISLRNAEEAEAAMLKHLSNSLEKLKARRDEFNEIIVD
- a CDS encoding class I SAM-dependent methyltransferase → MDDKEYDRMLGIQTSGMGEWLTQSSHYNRYEATPYQALEALFEEYELSREDEVVDFGSGKGRLAFYIANRFRAAVVGVEMNGQLYQEALENKAKFEAKGSRRDPALAQFECCRAEEYAIQPGQNRFYFFNPFSAPVFMTVVGRILLATHNREADIILYYPTEEYIEFLEMRTAFRLAKEVPVPGLFEKDENERFLVYRKEKTE